DNA sequence from the Sinomonas terrae genome:
TCGCACGCTTGGTCACGAGGTTGTACACGTTGTTCGACCAGTTCTGGATCGTCGTGTAGCGCACGCGGGCGCCCTTCTTCACGACGATCTCGACGACCGCAGAGTGCAGCGAATCCGAAGTGTAGATCGGGGCCGTGCAGCCCTCGATGTAGTGGACGTAGGAATCCTCGTCCGCGATGATGAGCGTCCGCTCGAACTGGCCCATGTTCTCAGTGTTGATGCGGAAGTAGGCCTGAAGCGGGATCTCGACGTGGACGCCCTTCGGGACGTAGACGAACGAACCGCCGGACCACACAGCGGTGTTGAGGGACGCGAACTTATTGTCGCCGACTGGGATGATCGTGCCGAAGTACTCCTTGAAGAACTCCGGGTGCTCCTTGAGCGCGGTATCCGTGTCGAGGAAGATCACGCCCTGCTTCTCGAGGTCCTCGCGGATCTGGTGGTAGACGACCTCGGACTCGTACTGGGCAGCGACGCCCGCGACGAGGCGGCTGCGCTCGGCTTCCGGGATGCCGAGCTTCTCGTACGTGTTTCGGATGTCCTCGGGCAGATCTTCCCAGGACCCCGCCTGCTTCTCCGTCGAGCGCACGAAGTACTTGATGTTGTCGAAGTCGATGCCGGAGAGATCAGCTCCCCACAGCGGCATGGGCTTGCGGTCGAAGTACTTGAGGCCCTTGAGCCGCAGGTCGAGCATCCACTCGGGCTCGCCCTTCTTGCTGGAAATGTCGCGCACCACGTCCTCGTTGAGTCCGCGGCGGGCGTTCGCCCCTGCGACGTCCGCGTCGGCCCAGCCGTACTCGTACGTGCCGATCCCGTGGAGCTCAGGGTTCTTCTCCAGAATCTCCGAGATCACAGTGGGCTCGACGTCCACGTTGTGCTTCTCGGCCAATTGATCCGTCATCACGGCCTCTCGTTGGTAGGGACAGGGATTACGTCAGAGTGGGGGCTCGAGGCGCCAGAGTCTGTCAGTCTGGCCCCCCGTCCCGTGGGAATGTGCGTCGTGCAGACGTGGCCGCCGGAGGCAAGGGTCGAGAGACGGCGCACGTCGACTCCGAGCAGGCGTGAGAACACGGCGGTCTCCGTGTCGCAGAAGACGGGGAACTCGGCGGCAAGCTCCTGCACTGGGCAGTGACCTTGGCAGAGCTGGACACTCGCGAGATGGTCTGGGATTCGTCTTCCTGCACGGCTCGCGACTTCCGCCGCAGAAGCCACGAACCCGTCGTCCGTGAGGGCTTCGGCGAGAGCGCGCGAACGCGCGGCCACATCGTCGCCGGCCGCGTCGACGAGCGGCTGGTACCGCTGCTCCATTGCGGCGAAGCGCTCCTCGGCGAAATCCTCGACGGCGCCCGGGCCGGCAACGTCGGAAAGCCGGTGGAGTGCCGTGCGAGCGATGTCGAGGTAGTCATCACCGATGGACGACTGCCCACGCGAGGTCAGGACGTAACGGCGAGCGGGTCGGCCGGCGCCGGTGCCCGAGGTAGCGACGCGCTTGACCTCGACGACCCCTGACTTCGTGAGGGCGTCAAGGTGGCGGCGGACCGCTGCCGGGGTGACATTGAGCAGTTCGCCCAACTCGGCGGCGCTCACGGGACCATGCTCGAGCACCGCGCTGAGGACACGGTCACGCGTGCGGTCCTCGGCGTCGCGGGGCACACCTCGGCCGCGCGTCTGAGCGGGCACAGGTGTCATCGTCATGGAATACACAACACAATCTTCACCTAATCTCTTCCCCACCTCCAGTAAGGAGGGACTTAGTTGGACGATAGGTGCGTCACATCCACCATTCCTTGCGCTCGCCACAGCCCATGTGAAGCACTTTCGGCGCACCTCGCGGCGGCCTTGCACCCGCCCTGCGCTGGCAGTCGGGCGCCGTTACTACGTTGCGTAGAATGGAATGGTGCTCAGAACCGGTTCCCCCTGCCTCGAGATCGAGGGGCTGATCCACGACGTCGGGCCCATCGCTGCCGAAGGCGGCCGTATGAAGCGGGTGCTTGCCGGCGTCGACCTCACAGCCTACGCAGGCCAGGTCACCGTCCTCCTCGGCGTCAACGGCGCGGGCAAGACGACGACCCTCGAGTGCGCTCAGGGCCTCCGGCGCCGCACCGGTGGATTCATCAGACTCCTCGGCGAGGACCCGCAGACCGCGGGGGCTGATCTCCGGGCGCGAGTCGGCGTCATGCTTCAGGACGGCGGGCTCCCCCCCTCCGCGCGGCCCATCGCGCTTCTCAAGCACGTGGCGGGCATGTACCGCAACCCGCTCCCGGTGGACGAACTCGCCGAGCGCCTCGGACTCGATCAGTTCTCCGGCACGAACATCCGCAGGCTCTCCGGGGGGCAGAAGCAGCGCGTCGCCCTCGCCGCTGCCCTCGTGGGGCGCCCTGAAGTCGTCTTCCTCGACGAACCGAGCGCGGGCCTCGACCCGCAGTCTCGCCAGGTCGTCTTCGACCTCATCCATGAGCTGCGGGCCCAAGGGCTGGGCATCATCCTGACGACCCACCTCCTCGACGACGCCGAGCGGCTGGCAGATTGGGTCGCGATCCTGGACAGAGGTCACATCGTCGCAGAGGGCACGGTCGCAGAGCTCCTCGGAGGTGCGACCCAGGCCGCCCGCCGCATGACAGTCCGAGCGCCTTCAGGTCTCGACCTGGCCGCGGCCTTCGCCGGGGCACGCCCCGCCATCGAGGTCCGCGAATCCCCCGCCGGCCACTACACGATCGAGGGCGAGCTGACCACGGCTCACCTCGCCGCCTTGGCCCAGTGGCTCGACGCGCGGGGCATCATGCCCAGTTCTCTCGAGCTCGGAAGCCGGAGCCTCGAAGACGTGTTCCTCGGCATCGCCGAGGCATCGGCCGCGCAGGATTCCCTTCCGACCAACAGAGCGCACGAGGCCGAAGGCCGGAAAGTCGAGACAGCATGAGCACCGCCACCTCCCTCTCGGGACGCGTTTGGCAGCAGGGCCGCTACGAGACGCTCACGATGCTGCGCAACGGCGAGCAGCTCGTACTCTTGGTCGTCCTGCCCCTCATGGCCCTCATCGGGCTCACTGTCACACCGTTCCTCGACGGCCTCGGCCCGAACCGTGTCGACGTGGCCGCCCCGGGGGTGCTTGCTCTCTGCACGCTGTCGACCGGCTTCACGGGCCAGGGAATCGCCACGGGCTTCGACCGCCGCTATGGCGTGCTTCGCTTCCTCTCGACGACACCGCTCGGCCGGGCCGGACTCATCGCGGGCAAGACGGTGGCCGTTCTCGTCGTCCTGGCCATCCAGGTCGTCGTGATCGGGGGCATCGCATGGCTCCTCGGGTGGCGCCCGTCGTTCCCCGGAGCCATCCTCGGACTCGTGTTGCTCGCCGTCGGCGCCGCCGTGTTCACCGCGCTCGGGCTGCTCGTCGCAGGAACCGCACGCCCTGAGGCCACGCTCGCCGTGACGAACCTCGTCTGGATACTGTTCGGCGTGTTCGGGGGAATCGTGATGCCGAGCAGCAAGCTCCCGTCCCAGATTTCCGGCATCGTCGGCTTCCTGCCGTCAGGCGCCCTTGGCGACGCCTCCCGAGCGGCGTTCCTGCACGGCACGCTCGACCTTCAAGCGGCAGTCGTCCTGATCGTGTGGGGCGCCGCGGCTGGCCTCGCCGCAGTCCGCTGGTTCAAGTGGAACTGACCACCACCTCTCATCCCACCCCCGATCCCGGAGAAGATCACATGTCCCAGACCGCCGTCCGCCGCTTCGTCGGTTGGCTGCCCACCGCCGTCGACATGCGCGTACGCGTTCTCGCCGTCGCTTCGCTCATCGGGCAGATAGTGCTCATTGTCACGGGCGGCGCCGTGCGCCTCTCGTCATCCGGCCTCGGCTGCCCGACCTGGCCCCGCTGTACCGCCAGCTCACTCACCACCACGCCGGCGATGGGCTATCACGGCATCATCGAGTTCGGGAACCGTCTGCTCACGTTCGCGCTCAGTGCCGTCGCAGTCGCGATGCTTGTCGCGGTCTGGAACCTCCGCAAGGAGCGCAAGGACCTCTTCTGGCTCTCCGTCACGCTTCTGGCCAGCATCCCCGCGCAGGCCGTCATAGGCGGCATCTCCGTGCTGACGCAGCTGAATCCGTGGGTCGTCGCCCTGCACTTCCTGGTGTCGATGGCACTCGTCGTCTTCGCGACGATCCTCGTGAACCGGGCCTACGGTCGCTCCGGGCGCATCATGACCCGTACCCTGCCCGCTCTCCCGGGCTCGATGCGACCGGTCACGATCGCGACCGCCGGCGCGGTGGCGCTCGCCGTCGTCCTCGGCGTCGTCGTCACCGGTGCCGGTCCGCACGCCGGTGACGCCAACGCTCCCCGCAACGGCCTCGACTGGGACCTCCTCGCGCATCTCCACGCGGTCCCGGCGTACCTCGTCACGTTCGGTGCACTGTTCGCCGTCATCGTCGTCCTGACGCGTCGCGTTGGCGGCCCGTTCCGCTCGGCCGTCCTGGGCCTCCTCGGGCTCACCGTGCTGCAGGCAGCCATCGGCATCACGCAGTACTACACGGGCATTCCGGCGCTGCTCGTCGGACTCCACATGTTCGTGGGAGCGCTGCTCATGGCCGAGGCAACCAATGCCGCCGACCTTGCGAGCTGGAGCCCGCGCCTCTAGGCAGACTGTGGGCGAGCCCACCAAGAGTGAGCCCGCCAAGAAAGGGGGCGGCGGCGTCGTGGTCATCACGACGCCGCCGCCCCCTTTTCTTTGGTGGGGGGAAAGTTCGTTGGTGGGGAAAGCTGTTCAGCGATGCATTTCAACGGACCAGCGGCAGCCCGACGAACGGGTCGATAGCGAGGGCGAGGAAGAGGATCGTGAGGTAGCTGATCGATCCGTGGAAGACCTTCATGGCCTTCTTGTCCTCGATCTCCTCACGCTGGGCGCGCGAGTAGAGCGCGTGCGATTCCCACAGGAACCAGCCGCCGACGGCGACGGCCGCGAGGGTGTAGACCCAGCCGGCGTGACCGAGCGGGACGAGCAGCAAGGAGCAGATCACCATCGCCCACGCGTAGAGAACCACCTGCACCGAGACGACCTTCGCCCCTGCGACAGCGCCGAGCATCGGAACGTGGGCGTTGCGGTAGTCCTCGCCGTAGCGCATGGAAAGCGGCCAGTAGTGGGGCGGCGTCCAGAGGAAGATCACCATGAAGAGGACGACGGCGGGCCAGCTCACCGTGCCCGTCACGGCAGCCCAGGCGATGAGCACCGGGAAGCAGCCCGCGGCGCCGCCCCACACGATGTTCTGGGCCGTGCGTCGCTTGAGGACGAGCGTGTAGATGACGACATAGAAGAAGATGGCCCCAGCACCCAGCACCGAAGAGAGCGGGTTCGCACCGAACCACAGGATCGCGAGCGACGCGATACCGAGGATCCACGCGAACGCGAGCGCTTCGCGCGGGGTCACCTCGCCGGTGACGAGGGGCCGATTGACGGTGCGCCGCATCAGACGGTCGATGTCGCGGTCGATGTAGCAGTTGAAAGCCCCCGCGCTGCCTGCAGCAAACGCACCGCCGATGAGGGTCGCGGCGATGAGGCCGATCGACGGGAATCCGCGCTGGGCGTAGATCATCGTCGGGAGCGTGCTGACCAGGAGCAGTTCGATGATGCGAGGCTTCGTGAGGGCAACGTAGGCCTTGAGCTTGCGGGCCACCCTCGAGCTCTGTGGGCGGGCGGGTGCATGGGCATCAGTACTCACGGGTGCGCGACTCTTTTCTTCTTCTCTCGGAGCCTCCATCATACCCGCGCGCGTATCACCGGGATTTCCGTCGGATCACCCTCGGAAGGTCACATGCGTGATTCACAATCGGCGCAATTTCGGGCAAACCGCTGACCTCAGACGAGCCTCGTGCGTAGTATGTGAGCTGGTTGTCCCGATACCGCAATGCGCGGATTACGTGCCGGGATGGACGAAAAGACGTTTCAATGGTGAACGGCCGGCTGGCTGCCGAGGGCCCACCATGACGGGTTCTGACGCAGCGGTCCGCCGTCAGCGATGGAGAGGGGCTCGTTTACGTGCCTGCTGTGGATGTTGAAGAACTGACGTGGACTGACGTTGACCGCAAGGCGGTGGACACGATCCGCGTGCTGGCGGCCGATGCGGTGCAGAAGGTCGGCAACGGCCACCCGGGCACGGCGATGAGCCTGGCGCCGGCGGCGTACCTGCTGTTCCAGAAGCTCATGCGCCACGACCCGGCGGACCCCCAGTGGATCGGCCGGGACCGGTTCATCCTCTCCCCCGGGCACTCCTCCCTGACCCTCTACATCCAGCTGTTCCTGGCCGGGTACGGGCTCGAGGTCGAGGACCTGGCCGCGCTGCGCACGTGGGGCTCGCTCACCCCGGGCCACCCCGAGTACGGGCACACCAAGGGCGTGGAGATCACGACGGGCCCGCTCGGGCAGGGCCTCGCCTCCTCGGTCGGCTTCGCCTACTCGCAGCGCCGCGAGCGGGGCCTGTACGACCCGAAGGCTCCCGAGGGCCAGTCGCCGTTCGACCACACCGTGTGGGTCATCGCCTCCGACGGCGACCTGCAGGAGGGCGTGACCTCCGAGGCCTCCTCGCTCGCCGGGCACCAGGAGCTCGGCAACCTCGTGGTGATCTACGACGAGAACCACATCTCCATCGAGGACGACACCGACGTCGCGTTCACCGAGGACGTCCTCAAGCGCTACGAGGCGTACGGCTGGCACACCCAGCGCGTGGACTGGACCGCCGGCGGCGAATACAAGGAAGACGTCCAGGGCCTCTACCGGGCGCTGCTGGCTGCCAAGGCCGAGACCGGCCGCCCCTCGATCATCTCGCTGCGGACCATCATCGGCTGGCCCTCCCCGACGAGGCAGAACACGGGCAAGATCCACGGCTCGGCCCTGGGCGCGGACGAGGTCGCGGCCCTGAAGCAGGTCCTGGGCTTCGACCCCGAGAAGTCGTTCGACGTCGACCCGGAGGTCCTTGAGCACACCCGCGGCGCCATCGAGCGCGGCCGCGAGGAGCATGCCGCGTGGCAGGAGTCCTTCGACGCCTGGGCCGCCGCCAACCCCGAGGCCGCGAAGCTGCACGAGCGCATCGAGGCCCGCCGCCTGCCCGAGGGCTGGGAGGAGTCCCTCCCCGAGTTCCCCGCGGGCAAGGACGTCTCCACCCGCGCCGCCTCCGGCAAGGTCCTCAACGCCATCGGCCCGGTCCTGCCCGAGCTGTGGGGCGGCTCGGCCGACCTCGCGGAGTCGAACAACACCACGATCGAGGGCTCTCCCTCGTTCATCCCGGCCTCCCGCTCGACCGCCGCCTGGAAGGGCAACCCCTACGGCCGGGTGCTGCACTTCGGGATCCGCGAGCATGCCGCGGCCTCGATCGTCAACGGCATCACGCTCGGCGGGAAGACGCGCGCCTTCTCGGGCACGTTCCTGATCTTCTCCGACTACCAGCGCCCCGCGATCCGCCTCTCGGCGCTCATGGGCATCCCCTCGACCTACGTGTGGACGCACGACTCGATCGGCCTCGGCGAGGACGGCCCGACCCACCAGCCGGTCGAGCAGCTCGCCTCGCTGCGCGCGATCCCGAACCTCGACGTCGTCCGCCCGGGCGACGCGAACGAGGTCGCCGTAGCCTGGAAGACCATCCTCGAGCGCACCTCGAACCCGGCCGGGATCGTCCTGACCCGGCAGAACCTCCCGACCTGGGACCGCGGCGAGGGCGGCTTCGGCTCCGCGGCAGGGGTCGCGAAGGGCGGCTACATCCTCGCCGAGGCCCAGCGCGACGGGGCCGACGTCACCCCGGACGTGATCCTCATCGGCACCGGCTCCGAGGTCCAGCTCGCCGTCGCCGCCCGCGAGGCGCTCGCCGCGGAGGGCATCGCCGCCCGCGTCGTGTCGATGCCCTGCGTCGAGTGGTTCAGGGCGCAGGACCCCGAATACCGCGAGTCCGTCCTGCCCGCGTCCGTGAAGGCCCGCGTCTCCGTCGAGGCCGGCCTCGCCCTCGGCTGGGCCGAGTTCGTCGGCGACGCCGGCCGAAGCATCAGCCTCGAGCACTACGGCGCCTCCGCGGACTACAAGACCCTCTTCACCGAGTTCGGCATCACCTCGGAGGCAGTCACCCTCGCCGCCAAGGATTCAATCGCCGCCGCCCAGCGTTAACAGAAGAGAGAGTGCGGCTACCCCGCCATTCGGGGCACTGACCATCCCCTCAAAAGGAGGAACCGAAATGACTACCCCCACACAGGCCCTCTCGGACGCCGGCGTTTCGATCTGGCTCGATGACCTCTCCCGCCAGCGCCTCCAGGACGGCTCCCTCAAGGCCCTCATCGACGAGAAGAACGTCGTGGGCGTGACCACGAACCCGACGATCTTCCAGGGCGCGATCACCAAGGGCCACGGCTACGACGCGCAGCTGCGCGAGCTCGTCGCGGAGGGCGCCGACGTCGAGCGGACGGTGTTCGAGCTCACCACCCGCGATGTCGCCGACGCGTGCGACCTCTTCGCCCCGGTCGCCGAGGCGACCAAGGGCGTCGACGGGCGCGTCTCCATCGAGGTCGACCCGCGCCTGGCCTGGGATACGGCAGGCACCATCGCCGAGGCGAAGAAGCTGCGCGACAAGGTCAACAAGGGCAACGTCTACATCAAGATCCCGGCCACCCTCGAAGGGCTCGAGGCGATCGCCGAGACCCTCGCGAACGGGATCAGCGTCAACGTGACCCTGATCTTCTCCCTCGAGCGCTACCGCGCGGTGATCAACGCGTTCCTGACCGGGCTCGAGAAGGCCAAGGAGAACGGGCACGACCTGTCCAAGATCCACTCGGTCGCCTCGTTCTTCGTCTCCCGCGTGGACACCGAGGTCGACAAGCGGCTCGACGCCATCGGCACCGACGAGGCCAAGGCCCTCAAGAGCAAGGCCGGTCTGGC
Encoded proteins:
- the sufB gene encoding Fe-S cluster assembly protein SufB, whose product is MTDQLAEKHNVDVEPTVISEILEKNPELHGIGTYEYGWADADVAGANARRGLNEDVVRDISSKKGEPEWMLDLRLKGLKYFDRKPMPLWGADLSGIDFDNIKYFVRSTEKQAGSWEDLPEDIRNTYEKLGIPEAERSRLVAGVAAQYESEVVYHQIREDLEKQGVIFLDTDTALKEHPEFFKEYFGTIIPVGDNKFASLNTAVWSGGSFVYVPKGVHVEIPLQAYFRINTENMGQFERTLIIADEDSYVHYIEGCTAPIYTSDSLHSAVVEIVVKKGARVRYTTIQNWSNNVYNLVTKRAICHEGGTMEWIDGNIGSKVTMKYPAVYLVGEHAKGETLSIAFAGEGQHQDTGSKMVHIAPNTKSSIVSKSVARGGGRAAYRGLVQVREGAKHSANTVRCDALLVDTISRSDTYPYIDIREDDVVLGHEATVSRVSEEQLFYLMSRGLPEDEAMAMIVRGFIEPIARELPMEYALELNRLIELQMEGSVG
- a CDS encoding helix-turn-helix transcriptional regulator; this encodes MTMTPVPAQTRGRGVPRDAEDRTRDRVLSAVLEHGPVSAAELGELLNVTPAAVRRHLDALTKSGVVEVKRVATSGTGAGRPARRYVLTSRGQSSIGDDYLDIARTALHRLSDVAGPGAVEDFAEERFAAMEQRYQPLVDAAGDDVAARSRALAEALTDDGFVASAAEVASRAGRRIPDHLASVQLCQGHCPVQELAAEFPVFCDTETAVFSRLLGVDVRRLSTLASGGHVCTTHIPTGRGARLTDSGASSPHSDVIPVPTNERP
- a CDS encoding ABC transporter ATP-binding protein, with protein sequence MVLRTGSPCLEIEGLIHDVGPIAAEGGRMKRVLAGVDLTAYAGQVTVLLGVNGAGKTTTLECAQGLRRRTGGFIRLLGEDPQTAGADLRARVGVMLQDGGLPPSARPIALLKHVAGMYRNPLPVDELAERLGLDQFSGTNIRRLSGGQKQRVALAAALVGRPEVVFLDEPSAGLDPQSRQVVFDLIHELRAQGLGIILTTHLLDDAERLADWVAILDRGHIVAEGTVAELLGGATQAARRMTVRAPSGLDLAAAFAGARPAIEVRESPAGHYTIEGELTTAHLAALAQWLDARGIMPSSLELGSRSLEDVFLGIAEASAAQDSLPTNRAHEAEGRKVETA
- a CDS encoding ABC transporter permease, which translates into the protein MSTATSLSGRVWQQGRYETLTMLRNGEQLVLLVVLPLMALIGLTVTPFLDGLGPNRVDVAAPGVLALCTLSTGFTGQGIATGFDRRYGVLRFLSTTPLGRAGLIAGKTVAVLVVLAIQVVVIGGIAWLLGWRPSFPGAILGLVLLAVGAAVFTALGLLVAGTARPEATLAVTNLVWILFGVFGGIVMPSSKLPSQISGIVGFLPSGALGDASRAAFLHGTLDLQAAVVLIVWGAAAGLAAVRWFKWN
- a CDS encoding COX15/CtaA family protein: MSQTAVRRFVGWLPTAVDMRVRVLAVASLIGQIVLIVTGGAVRLSSSGLGCPTWPRCTASSLTTTPAMGYHGIIEFGNRLLTFALSAVAVAMLVAVWNLRKERKDLFWLSVTLLASIPAQAVIGGISVLTQLNPWVVALHFLVSMALVVFATILVNRAYGRSGRIMTRTLPALPGSMRPVTIATAGAVALAVVLGVVVTGAGPHAGDANAPRNGLDWDLLAHLHAVPAYLVTFGALFAVIVVLTRRVGGPFRSAVLGLLGLTVLQAAIGITQYYTGIPALLVGLHMFVGALLMAEATNAADLASWSPRL
- a CDS encoding heme o synthase, translating into MEAPREEEKSRAPVSTDAHAPARPQSSRVARKLKAYVALTKPRIIELLLVSTLPTMIYAQRGFPSIGLIAATLIGGAFAAGSAGAFNCYIDRDIDRLMRRTVNRPLVTGEVTPREALAFAWILGIASLAILWFGANPLSSVLGAGAIFFYVVIYTLVLKRRTAQNIVWGGAAGCFPVLIAWAAVTGTVSWPAVVLFMVIFLWTPPHYWPLSMRYGEDYRNAHVPMLGAVAGAKVVSVQVVLYAWAMVICSLLLVPLGHAGWVYTLAAVAVGGWFLWESHALYSRAQREEIEDKKAMKVFHGSISYLTILFLALAIDPFVGLPLVR
- the tkt gene encoding transketolase, which gives rise to MDVEELTWTDVDRKAVDTIRVLAADAVQKVGNGHPGTAMSLAPAAYLLFQKLMRHDPADPQWIGRDRFILSPGHSSLTLYIQLFLAGYGLEVEDLAALRTWGSLTPGHPEYGHTKGVEITTGPLGQGLASSVGFAYSQRRERGLYDPKAPEGQSPFDHTVWVIASDGDLQEGVTSEASSLAGHQELGNLVVIYDENHISIEDDTDVAFTEDVLKRYEAYGWHTQRVDWTAGGEYKEDVQGLYRALLAAKAETGRPSIISLRTIIGWPSPTRQNTGKIHGSALGADEVAALKQVLGFDPEKSFDVDPEVLEHTRGAIERGREEHAAWQESFDAWAAANPEAAKLHERIEARRLPEGWEESLPEFPAGKDVSTRAASGKVLNAIGPVLPELWGGSADLAESNNTTIEGSPSFIPASRSTAAWKGNPYGRVLHFGIREHAAASIVNGITLGGKTRAFSGTFLIFSDYQRPAIRLSALMGIPSTYVWTHDSIGLGEDGPTHQPVEQLASLRAIPNLDVVRPGDANEVAVAWKTILERTSNPAGIVLTRQNLPTWDRGEGGFGSAAGVAKGGYILAEAQRDGADVTPDVILIGTGSEVQLAVAAREALAAEGIAARVVSMPCVEWFRAQDPEYRESVLPASVKARVSVEAGLALGWAEFVGDAGRSISLEHYGASADYKTLFTEFGITSEAVTLAAKDSIAAAQR
- the tal gene encoding transaldolase, with protein sequence MTTPTQALSDAGVSIWLDDLSRQRLQDGSLKALIDEKNVVGVTTNPTIFQGAITKGHGYDAQLRELVAEGADVERTVFELTTRDVADACDLFAPVAEATKGVDGRVSIEVDPRLAWDTAGTIAEAKKLRDKVNKGNVYIKIPATLEGLEAIAETLANGISVNVTLIFSLERYRAVINAFLTGLEKAKENGHDLSKIHSVASFFVSRVDTEVDKRLDAIGTDEAKALKSKAGLANARLAYQVFEEEFSTERWNLLADAGALPQRPLWASTGVKDPNLPDTLYVAGLVAPGVVNTMPEKTLDATFDHAEITGDTVRGTYEESNAHLDALEKIGVSYNDVVAVLESEGLDKFVASWNDLLADVERTLSETAQGARA